From one Vanacampus margaritifer isolate UIUO_Vmar chromosome 12, RoL_Vmar_1.0, whole genome shotgun sequence genomic stretch:
- the cyp1b1 gene encoding cytochrome P450 1B1, with the protein MVEMALRVDESGGAFLTSLLVTCVTLLLSFQVCRWFQRRSLLRVPGPIAWPIIGNAAQMGKAPHLYFMRLAEKYGNVFQIKLGCRVVVVLNADSIKQALIKQGSEFAGRPDFTSFQYISNGSGLAFTTTSDWWKVHRRVAHSTVRMFSTGNQVTKKTFERHIICEFKELLQVFVRKTRRHKFFVPMEDLVVSTANIMSAVCFGKRYPYEDAEFRRLVGRNSQFTETVGAGSMVDVMPWLQYFPNPIQTLFENFKTLNREFGVFILEKVTAHRKTFQSSTIRDMTDALIVALDKIGEKSGHPSVKDFVPATVADIFGASQDTLSTMLQWIILILVKYPEMHVRLQEEVDKVVDRSRLPTIEDQPQLPYVMAFIYEVMRFTSFVPLTIPHYTTADTSIGGYAIPKNTVVFVNQWSSNHDPSVWSEPEKFNPQRFLHSGGHLDKDMCNSVLIFSAGKRRCIGEELSKIQIFLFTALLAHQCHISTDPAKPPDLGYSYGLTLKPNSYVIAVALRDNMRLLEEVRAGQVFHEDINAGTSDS; encoded by the exons ATGGTCGAGATGGCTCTGAGGGTGGATGAGAGCGGCGGAGCGTTTCTGACCAGCCTGTTAGTGACTTGTGTCACTCTCTTGCTGTCCTTCCAAGTGTGTCGCTGGTTCCAGCGGCGCTCACTTTTGCGCGTGCCGGGTCCGATCGCCTGGCCCATCATCGGCAACGCTGCGCAAATGGGCAAAGCGCCGCACCTGTATTTCATGCGCTTGGCGGAGAAATACGGCAACGTGTTCCAGATTAAACTGGGCTGCCGGGTCGTGGTGGTGCTGAACGCGGACTCCATCAAGCAGGCGTTGATCAAACAGGGCTCGGAGTTTGCCGGCAGACCCGATTTCACCTCCTTCCAGTACATCTCCAACGGCAGCGGGCTCGCCTTCACCACCACGTCGGACTGGTGGAAGGTGCACCGCAGGGTTGCCCATTCCACCGTCAGGATGTTTTCCACGGGCAACCAGGTGACCAAAAAGACATTCGAGCGGCACATCATCTGTGAATTTAAAGAGCTTCTGCAGGTCTTCGTGCGTAAGACCCGGCGGCACAAGTTTTTCGTACCCATGGAGGACCTGGTGGTGTCCACGGCCAACATCATGAGCGCGGTGTGCTTCGGCAAAAGGTACCCGTATGAGGACGCCGAGTTCCGCCGGTTGGTGGGCAGGAACAGTCAGTTCACGGAGACGGTGGGCGCGGGCAGCATGGTCGATGTCATGCCCTGGCTGCAGTACTTCCCCAACCCCATCCAAACTTTGTTTGAAAACTTCAAGACGCTCAACCGCGAGTTCGGTGTCTTTATTCTGGAAAAAGTCACAGCGCACAGGAAAACGTTTCAGTCGAGCACCATCAGGGACATGACGGATGCTTTGATTGTGGCCTTGGACAAAATCGGGGAGAAAAGTGGCCATCCGTCGGTCAAGGACTTTGTGCCGGCCACTGTTGCAGATATATTTGGAGCAAGTCAAGACACCTTGTCGACAATGTTGCAGTGGATCATTCTCATCCTTGTCAA GTACCCGGAGATGCACGTGCGTCTCCAAGAAGAAGTGGACAAGGTGGTGGACCGCAGTCGCCTCCCCACCATCGAGGACCAGCCTCAACTGCCTTACGTCATGGCCTTCATCTACGAGGTGATGCGCTTCACCAGCTTCGTGCCGCTCACCATCCCTCACTACACCACCGCCGACACCTCCATCGGCGGTTACGCCATACCCAAAAACACCGTGGTTTTTGTAAACCAGTGGTCGTCCAATCACGATCCGTCCGTCTGGTCTGAGCCGGAGAAATTCAACCCCCAGCGGTTCCTGCActccggcggccatcttgacaAGGACATGTGCAACTCCGTGCTCATCTTCTCGGCGGGGAAGCGGCGCTGCATTGGGGAAGAGCTGTCCAAGATTCAGATCTTCCTTTTCACAGCTCTTTTGGCTCACCAGTGCCACATAAGCACGGACCCGGCCAAGCCGCCGGACCTCGGCTATTCTTACGGGCTGACTCTCAAACCGAACTCTTACGTGATAGCCGTAGCTCTGCGGGATAACATGAGGCTGCTCGAAGAGGTGAGGGCGGGCCAGGTTTTCCACGAGGACATCAACGCGGGTACCTCGGACTCTTAA